A window of Chryseobacterium sp. IHB B 17019 genomic DNA:
GCATCTTGGCAACTAATACTTCATCAATTTCTATTACAAAAATAGCGGCGGCTACAAAAAGAGCAGACAAAGTAATCGGGATGCACTTTATGAATCCAGTTCCAATCATGAAATTGGTTGAAATTATTAAAGGATATTCTACTTCTAAAGAAACTTTTGATGCTATTTATGAAATGAGCAAAACATTAGGAAAAGTTCCTGTGGAGGTGAATGATTATCCCGGATTTGTGGCCAACAGAATCTTAATGCCTATGATCAACGAATCTATCGAAACACTTTACAACGGTGTTGCGGGTGTTGAGGAAATCGATACGGTAATGAAACTTGGGATGGCTCATCCGATGGGACCGCTTCAATTGGCAGATTTCATTGGTCTTGACGTATGTCTGGCGATATTAAATGTAATGTACGACGGCTTCAAAAACCCAAAATATGCTCCGAATCCATTGTTGGTAAACATGGTAATGGCAGGA
This region includes:
- a CDS encoding 3-hydroxybutyryl-CoA dehydrogenase, translating into MKNIVVIGAGTMGNGIAHTFAQSGFTVNLVDVSQDALDRGLKTITTNLDRIIAKGNLTEEQKAETLGNIKTFTALKDAVGNADLIVEAATENQELKLKIFGQMDEFAPENCILATNTSSISITKIAAATKRADKVIGMHFMNPVPIMKLVEIIKGYSTSKETFDAIYEMSKTLGKVPVEVNDYPGFVANRILMPMINESIETLYNGVAGVEEIDTVMKLGMAHPMGPLQLADFIGLDVCLAILNVMYDGFKNPKYAPNPLLVNMVMAGKLGVKSGEGFYDYSESKKAEKVAKMFSK